A stretch of the Sphingobacterium thalpophilum genome encodes the following:
- a CDS encoding GatB/YqeY domain-containing protein, with the protein MSLETQINQDIKAAMIAKDAAKLRGLRAIKAAILLAKTEKGHADELSQDAEIKVLQKLVKQRRESAEIYRSQNREDLYQIELEEEKVIETYLPKQLSKEEVESVIKDIIAETGASSIKDMGKVMGAANQKLAGQADGKTISEVVKSLLA; encoded by the coding sequence ATGTCATTAGAAACTCAAATAAATCAAGACATCAAAGCCGCAATGATCGCAAAAGACGCAGCGAAGCTTCGCGGACTGCGGGCTATTAAGGCGGCAATTCTACTAGCAAAAACAGAAAAAGGACACGCTGACGAATTGAGTCAGGATGCTGAAATCAAAGTATTACAAAAACTGGTCAAACAGCGCCGTGAATCTGCAGAAATCTACAGAAGCCAGAATCGCGAAGACCTCTATCAGATCGAACTGGAAGAAGAAAAGGTGATTGAAACCTACCTGCCTAAACAACTGAGCAAAGAAGAGGTTGAATCAGTCATCAAAGATATTATTGCAGAAACAGGAGCTTCCTCTATTAAAGATATGGGCAAAGTCATGGGCGCTGCCAACCAAAAGTTAGCTGGTCAGGCCGATGGAAAAACCATTTCAGAGGTGGTCAAAAGTCTATTAGCATAG